Proteins encoded by one window of Streptococcus suis S735:
- the dnaG gene encoding DNA primase has protein sequence MLSKDKITEIKQALNIVDVIGETVALTKAGRNYVGLCPFHGEKTPSFNVIEDKQFYHCFGCGKSGDVFKFVEEVRGVSFADAAAILAEKAGFQIDVTPSYHQEEKRVSPHQVLYDIHRDAAKFYHALLMTTKMGEEARAYLHQRGLTDDVIKTFQLGLAPAEQNILYQKLSGQYDEESLLNSGLFNPSENNIIYDAFQARIIFPLADEYGRIVAFSGRIWTEENRNNKQLAKYKNSRSTAIFNKSYELYHLDKAKAVIKKQRETYLMEGFLDVIAAHRVGIDNAVASMGTALTREHVAHLAKFCKKIVLTYDGDKAGQAATMKALDELQDFQVEIVSLPDNMDPDEFLQKNSEEALQQVLTKSRISDVEFLIQYLKPENPDNLQMQIEFVDKIAPIIAKVSSITAQNSYIYKVADLLSDFDYNQVEQAVNAVRLNQRQERTQQVFQSQTGQSYLPPVQTIARITSLIRTENHLLYRMVEHPYILNEFRLREDFYFATPELQAIYDMLKKSGEITSFELSQLNDSAQQAWYRMQEERLPDEVSPHEIEELEIRRDKELLKKENQHLARKIREHSHVGNADIALDELQKLLDRRRQME, from the coding sequence GTGCTTTCAAAGGATAAAATTACTGAAATAAAACAAGCTCTCAATATCGTTGATGTTATTGGTGAAACGGTTGCTTTGACTAAGGCCGGACGTAATTATGTCGGTCTTTGCCCTTTTCATGGGGAGAAAACCCCATCTTTCAATGTGATTGAAGATAAGCAGTTCTACCATTGTTTTGGATGTGGTAAGTCCGGAGATGTATTCAAGTTTGTCGAAGAAGTTCGTGGTGTTTCTTTTGCAGATGCGGCAGCTATCTTAGCTGAGAAGGCAGGGTTTCAAATAGATGTAACTCCTTCCTATCATCAAGAGGAGAAAAGGGTTAGTCCGCATCAGGTACTGTATGATATTCATCGGGATGCTGCAAAGTTTTATCATGCCCTTTTGATGACAACTAAAATGGGTGAGGAAGCTAGAGCTTATCTACACCAACGTGGCTTGACAGATGATGTCATAAAAACATTCCAGCTAGGCTTAGCTCCTGCCGAACAGAATATTCTTTACCAAAAACTATCAGGTCAATATGACGAAGAAAGTCTATTGAATTCGGGTTTGTTCAATCCAAGTGAGAATAATATTATTTATGACGCCTTTCAAGCGAGGATTATTTTCCCCTTGGCGGATGAATATGGTCGAATTGTAGCTTTTTCAGGTCGGATTTGGACCGAAGAAAATCGAAACAATAAACAATTAGCCAAGTATAAAAACTCTCGTAGTACTGCGATTTTCAATAAAAGCTATGAATTGTATCATTTGGACAAGGCTAAAGCGGTTATTAAGAAGCAACGTGAAACCTATCTCATGGAAGGTTTTCTAGATGTTATTGCTGCTCATCGTGTAGGGATTGATAATGCAGTGGCTTCCATGGGAACAGCTTTGACAAGAGAGCATGTTGCACACCTAGCTAAGTTTTGTAAGAAAATTGTTCTGACTTATGATGGGGATAAGGCTGGACAGGCTGCTACCATGAAAGCGTTGGACGAACTACAAGATTTTCAGGTTGAAATCGTGAGCTTGCCAGATAATATGGACCCAGATGAATTTTTGCAGAAAAATTCGGAAGAAGCCTTGCAACAGGTTTTAACCAAGTCACGAATCAGCGATGTAGAATTTTTGATTCAATACTTGAAACCTGAAAATCCTGACAATCTACAAATGCAGATTGAGTTTGTAGATAAGATTGCACCAATTATTGCCAAAGTATCATCCATTACAGCTCAAAATTCTTATATTTATAAGGTGGCGGATTTACTTTCTGACTTTGATTATAATCAGGTGGAACAGGCAGTAAATGCTGTTCGTCTGAATCAGCGCCAGGAGAGAACACAACAGGTATTTCAATCACAGACTGGTCAGTCTTATTTGCCACCAGTCCAAACGATTGCTCGTATAACGAGTCTTATTCGAACAGAAAACCATTTACTTTATCGGATGGTTGAACATCCTTATATTCTCAATGAGTTCCGTTTACGAGAAGATTTTTATTTTGCGACGCCAGAATTGCAAGCTATTTATGATATGTTAAAAAAATCTGGGGAAATTACCAGTTTTGAACTATCACAGTTGAACGATTCCGCTCAACAGGCTTGGTATCGTATGCAGGAAGAACGTTTACCTGATGAAGTGTCTCCACACGAAATCGAAGAATTAGAAATTCGGCGAGACAAGGAATTGTTAAAGAAGGAGAACCAGCACCTAGCACGGAAAATCCGTGAACATTCCCATGTGGGAAATGCAGATATTGCCCTCGATGAGTTGCAAAAACTCCTCGATAGAAGAAGACAAATGGAGTAA
- the mscL gene encoding large conductance mechanosensitive channel protein MscL — protein sequence MLKDLKAFLFRGNIVDLAVAVVIGGAFGAIIKSFVNDIITPLILNPALKAANVQNIADLAWNGVKYGSFLSAVINFLIIGTSMFFVVKAAEKAMPKKVEEKAPAGPTQEELLAEIRDLLKK from the coding sequence ATGTTGAAAGATTTAAAAGCATTTTTGTTCCGTGGGAACATTGTTGACCTTGCTGTAGCAGTGGTAATTGGCGGAGCGTTCGGCGCAATTATCAAATCATTTGTAAATGATATCATCACTCCATTGATTTTGAACCCAGCTTTGAAAGCGGCAAATGTACAGAATATTGCTGACCTTGCATGGAATGGTGTGAAGTACGGTAGTTTCTTGAGCGCTGTTATTAACTTCCTAATCATTGGCACTTCAATGTTCTTTGTTGTTAAAGCAGCTGAGAAAGCAATGCCTAAGAAAGTTGAAGAGAAAGCTCCTGCTGGTCCAACTCAAGAAGAGTTGCTTGCAGAAATCCGCGATTTATTGAAAAAATAA
- the galE gene encoding UDP-glucose 4-epimerase GalE yields MSILVTGGAGYIGSHTVVELLKLGKEVVIVDNLSNSSILVLDRIETITGKRPTFYELDVADKEALRQVFENENIEAAIHFAGYKAVGESVAKPIMYYENNIMSTLALVEVMTEFSVKKIVFSSSATVYGLNNPSPLVETMPTSATNPYGYTKVMLEQILRDVEVADKEWSIALLRYFNPIGAHESGLIGEDPAGIPNNLMPFIAQVAVGKREELSVFGNDYDTIDGTGVRDYIHVIDLALGHIKALEKISTTTGVYTYNLGSGQGTSVLELVKAFEKVNGVPVHYKLVDRRPGDVATCYANADKAWKELNWKTEKTIEDMCQDTWNWQSKNPNGYEG; encoded by the coding sequence ATGAGTATCTTAGTTACTGGTGGTGCAGGTTATATTGGTAGTCATACGGTTGTCGAATTGTTGAAGTTGGGGAAAGAAGTGGTTATCGTGGATAATCTTTCAAACTCAAGTATTTTGGTTTTAGATCGCATTGAAACCATCACTGGCAAGCGCCCAACTTTCTATGAGTTGGACGTGGCAGATAAGGAAGCCTTGCGCCAAGTTTTTGAAAATGAAAACATTGAGGCAGCCATTCACTTTGCTGGCTACAAGGCAGTAGGAGAATCAGTGGCTAAGCCAATTATGTACTATGAAAACAATATCATGTCAACCCTAGCTTTGGTAGAAGTCATGACAGAATTTAGTGTTAAGAAAATTGTCTTCTCCTCAAGTGCGACTGTTTATGGTCTCAATAATCCATCGCCTTTGGTTGAAACTATGCCAACTAGCGCAACGAATCCGTACGGCTATACCAAAGTTATGTTGGAACAAATCTTGCGTGATGTGGAAGTAGCAGATAAGGAGTGGAGTATTGCATTGCTCCGTTATTTCAATCCAATCGGTGCCCATGAATCTGGCTTGATTGGGGAAGATCCAGCTGGTATTCCTAATAATTTGATGCCGTTTATTGCACAGGTAGCAGTTGGTAAACGTGAGGAACTCAGCGTTTTTGGTAACGATTATGATACAATTGATGGTACTGGAGTGCGTGATTATATCCATGTGATTGATTTGGCACTCGGTCATATCAAGGCGCTTGAAAAAATTTCAACTACTACAGGTGTATATACTTACAATCTTGGTTCAGGTCAAGGAACAAGTGTATTGGAGTTGGTCAAAGCCTTTGAAAAGGTAAATGGCGTTCCAGTACACTATAAACTTGTTGACCGTCGTCCAGGTGATGTGGCAACCTGTTACGCCAACGCAGACAAGGCTTGGAAAGAGTTAAATTGGAAAACAGAAAAAACAATTGAAGACATGTGTCAAGATACGTGGAACTGGCAATCGAAAAATCCAAATGGATACGAAGGATAA
- the rpsU gene encoding 30S ribosomal protein S21: MSKTVVRKNESLDDALRRFKRAVTKAGTLQETRKREFYEKPSVKRKRKSEAARKRKKF; the protein is encoded by the coding sequence ATGTCAAAAACAGTAGTACGTAAGAACGAATCACTTGATGATGCTCTTCGTCGTTTCAAACGTGCGGTTACTAAAGCTGGTACTCTTCAAGAAACACGCAAACGCGAATTCTACGAAAAACCATCTGTAAAACGTAAACGTAAATCAGAAGCAGCTCGCAAGCGTAAAAAATTCTAA
- a CDS encoding TIGR01906 family membrane protein, translated as MRTKLQIIGTILFVLSAAVLGTIYLAWLVYPLEISFLGLEKVVYMKVADISYNFNILMNYLTNPFASVLDMPNFSSSADGLKHFADVKHLFHLTQGIFILTLPAFVLFVKNILLKGYGDLVKKVIFWTMLTPMIIGLLGVLVGFDQFFALFHTVLFPGDSTWLFDPAKDPVIYILPQEFFLHCFVLFFVLYEFFFWTILAWTGKKNRIG; from the coding sequence ATGAGAACTAAGTTACAGATTATCGGAACGATTTTATTTGTCTTATCGGCAGCAGTTCTAGGAACCATCTACCTAGCTTGGCTAGTTTATCCGCTTGAGATTTCTTTTTTGGGGTTGGAAAAAGTGGTCTACATGAAGGTGGCAGATATTTCCTACAATTTCAATATCCTGATGAACTATCTAACAAATCCTTTTGCAAGTGTTTTAGACATGCCAAATTTTTCATCCTCAGCTGATGGTCTGAAACATTTTGCGGATGTGAAACATTTATTCCATCTAACTCAGGGAATTTTTATCCTCACCCTCCCTGCCTTTGTGCTTTTTGTAAAAAACATTCTGCTAAAAGGTTATGGAGACTTGGTTAAAAAGGTCATTTTCTGGACCATGCTTACGCCAATGATAATCGGTTTATTAGGAGTTCTTGTTGGCTTTGATCAGTTTTTTGCATTGTTTCATACGGTGCTATTTCCAGGAGATTCTACATGGCTATTTGACCCTGCAAAGGATCCTGTCATATATATTTTGCCCCAAGAGTTTTTCTTGCATTGCTTTGTATTATTTTTTGTCCTTTACGAATTCTTCTTTTGGACAATACTGGCGTGGACAGGAAAAAAGAATAGGATAGGATAA
- a CDS encoding TIGR01457 family HAD-type hydrolase translates to MTYTGYLIDLDGTIYEGKKRIPAGERFIHRLQECQIPYLFVTNNTTRRPEMVQAMLAENFNIETPLETIYTASLATVDYMNDLGKEKTVYVIGEDGLKSAIFEAGYVEDTENPAYVVVGLDTQLTYEKLTIATLAIQKGATFIGTNPDLNIPTERGHLPGAGSLIALLKAATRVEPTFIGKPEAIIMDKALEILGTERSQTVMVGDNYLTDIRAGIDNGFPTLLVLTGFTKPEEVADLPLAPTHVLNSLDEWSFDEN, encoded by the coding sequence ATGACATATACAGGTTATTTGATTGATTTGGATGGTACGATTTATGAAGGGAAAAAGCGGATTCCTGCTGGTGAACGTTTTATTCATCGCTTGCAAGAATGTCAGATTCCCTATTTATTTGTGACCAACAATACCACCCGCCGTCCTGAGATGGTGCAGGCTATGTTGGCTGAAAACTTTAACATTGAGACACCGCTTGAAACAATCTATACAGCCAGTCTGGCGACAGTAGATTATATGAATGACTTGGGCAAGGAAAAGACAGTCTATGTCATTGGAGAAGACGGGCTCAAGTCTGCCATTTTTGAGGCAGGTTATGTGGAAGACACGGAAAATCCAGCCTATGTTGTTGTCGGTTTGGATACTCAGTTGACCTATGAAAAACTGACCATTGCCACCTTGGCTATTCAAAAGGGAGCGACCTTTATCGGTACCAATCCTGATTTGAACATTCCGACTGAAAGAGGTCATTTGCCAGGAGCAGGCTCACTTATTGCGCTTTTGAAAGCTGCTACCCGAGTAGAGCCGACCTTTATCGGTAAGCCTGAAGCCATTATCATGGACAAGGCTCTGGAGATTTTAGGCACAGAACGCAGCCAGACAGTTATGGTAGGAGATAACTACCTGACAGATATTCGTGCAGGGATTGACAATGGATTTCCAACTCTTTTAGTCCTGACAGGATTTACCAAGCCAGAAGAAGTAGCAGACTTACCCCTGGCTCCAACCCATGTCCTCAACAGCCTAGATGAATGGAGTTTTGATGAGAACTAA
- a CDS encoding NUDIX hydrolase N-terminal domain-containing protein, translated as MSQDKWLEWAVRLQALAQTGLAYGKDVYDMERFEEIRQIAAEMLVEPSGQPLEVVKDLFCNETGYQTPKLDTRAAIFQEDKILLVQENDGLWSLPGGWCDVDQSVKDNVVKEVKEEAGLDVEAQRVVAILDKHKNNPAKSAHRVTKVFILCRLLGGEFQPNSETVASGFFSLDDLPPLYLGKNTAEQLALCLEASRSEHWETRFD; from the coding sequence ATGTCGCAGGATAAGTGGTTGGAATGGGCCGTACGTTTACAAGCCTTGGCTCAGACAGGCTTGGCCTATGGAAAAGATGTTTATGACATGGAACGTTTCGAAGAAATCAGACAGATTGCGGCGGAAATGTTGGTAGAGCCATCTGGACAGCCTTTGGAAGTAGTGAAAGACTTGTTTTGCAATGAAACAGGCTATCAGACACCCAAGCTGGATACCCGCGCAGCTATTTTCCAAGAGGATAAAATCCTACTGGTTCAGGAAAACGATGGGCTCTGGTCCTTACCAGGCGGTTGGTGCGATGTGGACCAGTCTGTCAAGGACAATGTAGTCAAGGAAGTAAAGGAAGAAGCGGGGCTGGATGTGGAGGCTCAACGTGTGGTGGCGATTTTGGACAAACACAAGAACAATCCTGCCAAGTCAGCCCACCGCGTGACCAAGGTCTTCATTCTATGTCGTCTCCTTGGCGGGGAGTTTCAGCCCAATTCGGAAACAGTTGCCAGTGGCTTTTTCAGTCTAGATGACTTACCACCGCTCTACCTTGGGAAAAATACAGCTGAGCAGTTAGCACTTTGCTTGGAAGCTAGTCGGTCTGAGCATTGGGAAACACGATTTGATTAA
- a CDS encoding acyl-ACP thioesterase domain-containing protein — MGLTYQEEFTIPFDMVDVKQEIKLPDFISYCLGVSGRQSEELGRSDLYVFQEFGLIWVVTDYELTIQRLPKYNETITIKTEAVAYNKFFCHRMFYIYDAAGNLLLDILCYFVLIDFETRKVAPVPEDLIAPYQSEQVKKLPRAPKYQLLENPSVQEFPVRYFDLDMNGHVNNGKYLEWMYEALGYDFLLCHVPKKIQLKYLKEVEATSLVSSRMVAEAGGSQHEIVVDGHIHAQAVIEWRERHVAG; from the coding sequence ATGGGACTAACATACCAAGAAGAGTTCACCATTCCTTTTGATATGGTGGATGTCAAACAAGAAATCAAACTACCTGACTTTATTTCCTACTGTCTTGGTGTATCAGGTCGGCAGTCGGAAGAACTGGGTCGCAGTGACCTCTATGTTTTTCAGGAATTTGGCTTGATTTGGGTGGTGACAGATTATGAACTGACCATTCAACGTTTACCTAAGTACAATGAAACCATTACCATTAAGACAGAAGCGGTTGCCTACAACAAGTTTTTCTGTCATCGGATGTTCTATATCTACGATGCAGCAGGCAATCTTTTGTTGGACATTCTCTGCTATTTTGTCCTGATTGATTTTGAAACTCGCAAGGTGGCGCCTGTGCCAGAAGATTTGATTGCTCCTTATCAGTCTGAGCAGGTCAAGAAATTGCCTCGGGCTCCCAAGTATCAGCTCTTGGAAAATCCATCTGTCCAAGAATTTCCTGTTCGCTATTTTGACTTGGATATGAATGGGCATGTCAATAATGGCAAGTATTTGGAATGGATGTATGAAGCACTGGGCTATGATTTTCTGCTCTGCCATGTCCCTAAAAAAATACAACTCAAGTATCTTAAAGAGGTAGAGGCAACTAGCTTGGTGAGTTCGCGTATGGTGGCAGAAGCTGGTGGTAGTCAGCATGAGATTGTGGTAGATGGGCATATCCATGCGCAAGCTGTCATAGAATGGAGGGAACGTCATGTCGCAGGATAA
- the hemW gene encoding radical SAM family heme chaperone HemW produces the protein MKKRPTSAYIHIPFCTQICYYCDFSKVFIKNQPVDDYLVALMEEVKFYDLPALKTLYIGGGTPSALSAEQLDYLLTNLEDLLDLSQLEEFTIEANPGDLTADKIAVLKKSKCNRVSLGVQTFDDRMLKKIGRSHNQAQIYETIAALKEAGFHNISIDLIYALPGQTMEQVVDNVAKALELDIPHMSLYSLILENHTVFMNRQRRGNLHLPNEDVESDMFDYILQELEKNGFEHYEISNFTKPGFESHHNLMYWDNSEYYGLGAGASGYIDGMRYRNRAPIQHYLKSIREKGHSRLHEEFLSKTEQMEEEMFLGLRKKTGVSIERFEKKFGISFEDRYGQVVRDLKNEGLLQEEDCWLRMTKKGLFLGDTVAERFI, from the coding sequence ATGAAAAAACGACCGACATCTGCCTATATCCACATTCCATTTTGTACCCAGATTTGTTACTACTGTGACTTTTCCAAGGTTTTTATTAAGAACCAGCCTGTTGATGACTATTTGGTAGCCCTCATGGAAGAGGTCAAGTTTTACGACCTTCCAGCCCTCAAGACCCTCTACATCGGAGGCGGAACACCGTCGGCTCTATCGGCAGAACAGTTGGACTACCTCCTGACCAATCTGGAGGACTTGCTGGACTTGTCACAGCTGGAAGAATTCACTATCGAGGCCAATCCAGGTGACTTGACGGCGGATAAGATAGCAGTTCTGAAAAAGTCCAAGTGCAATCGGGTGTCGCTTGGCGTTCAAACATTTGATGACCGTATGTTGAAAAAAATTGGTCGCAGCCACAATCAGGCCCAGATTTATGAAACCATTGCGGCCCTCAAGGAAGCGGGCTTCCACAACATTTCCATTGACCTGATTTATGCCCTGCCTGGTCAGACCATGGAGCAGGTGGTGGACAATGTCGCCAAGGCCTTGGAGCTAGATATTCCCCACATGAGCTTGTATAGTTTGATTTTGGAGAATCACACGGTCTTCATGAACCGCCAGCGTCGCGGCAATCTTCATCTACCCAACGAAGATGTGGAGTCCGATATGTTTGACTACATTCTTCAGGAGTTGGAGAAAAACGGCTTCGAACACTACGAGATTTCCAACTTCACCAAGCCTGGTTTTGAAAGCCACCACAACCTCATGTACTGGGACAACTCCGAGTATTACGGATTGGGAGCAGGGGCTTCAGGCTACATCGACGGCATGCGTTATCGCAACCGTGCCCCCATCCAGCACTACCTCAAGTCCATCCGCGAAAAAGGCCATTCTCGCTTACACGAAGAATTTCTCAGCAAGACCGAGCAGATGGAAGAAGAGATGTTTTTAGGGCTACGGAAAAAAACTGGCGTGTCCATTGAGCGATTCGAGAAAAAGTTTGGTATCTCCTTTGAAGACCGCTACGGTCAGGTGGTCAGAGACTTGAAAAATGAAGGACTCTTGCAAGAAGAAGACTGTTGGCTTCGGATGACTAAAAAGGGATTGTTTCTGGGCGATACAGTTGCAGAGCGTTTCATATAG
- a CDS encoding VanZ family protein, producing the protein MLFSFSWKKLSLFVGAILLVEACQFFFSLGFFDLGDILLNTSGFALGNLLGKSAIAQSFKNRIQKK; encoded by the coding sequence TTGCTTTTTTCATTTTCTTGGAAAAAACTTTCTCTCTTTGTAGGTGCTATTTTACTGGTTGAAGCCTGTCAATTCTTCTTTTCACTGGGCTTCTTTGACCTTGGCGACATCTTGCTTAACACTTCTGGCTTTGCCCTTGGAAACCTTTTGGGAAAATCCGCAATCGCTCAATCTTTTAAAAATAGAATACAGAAAAAATGA